The following proteins come from a genomic window of Corallococcus sp. NCRR:
- a CDS encoding AAA family ATPase — translation MALTRLDIAGYRSVRQLHLELGPVTVVVGPNGSGKTNLYRALYLLAAAAEGRLARTLADEGGTSSVMWAGPRDPKKPARMRVTVDLDDLTYELQCGVVPTSPPQTMFTLDPEVKEEHLWAHAGGRRLVLMERKDRTAFIRDADGQRITFPTELWGSESVMDQLAEPHRFPRLGEVQRTLSAWRFYHHFRTDPDALPRHPQVGVRTPVLASDGRDLAAALQTIWEIGDDRALEQGIDDAFPGARLEIRAENGRFSLFLHMPGLSRPMAAPELSDGTLRYLCLLAALLSPRPPPFLALNEPETSLHPDLLEPLGRLIVRASEDSQVWVTTHAEALANVIADKTGTSPVHLEKQQGATTVKRDGSDE, via the coding sequence ATGGCCCTCACGCGTCTGGACATCGCAGGCTACCGCTCCGTGCGTCAGCTCCACCTGGAGCTGGGGCCGGTGACCGTGGTGGTGGGCCCCAACGGCAGCGGCAAGACGAACCTGTACCGCGCGCTGTACCTGCTCGCGGCGGCGGCGGAGGGCCGGCTCGCGCGAACGCTGGCGGACGAGGGCGGCACCTCGAGCGTGATGTGGGCCGGCCCCCGTGACCCCAAGAAGCCGGCGCGCATGCGCGTGACGGTCGACCTGGACGACCTCACCTACGAACTGCAGTGCGGCGTGGTGCCCACGTCGCCACCCCAGACGATGTTCACCCTGGATCCGGAGGTGAAGGAGGAGCACCTCTGGGCGCACGCGGGGGGCCGGCGTCTGGTGTTGATGGAGCGCAAGGACCGCACGGCCTTCATCCGGGACGCGGACGGTCAGCGCATCACGTTCCCCACGGAGCTGTGGGGCTCGGAGTCGGTGATGGATCAACTCGCCGAACCGCACCGCTTCCCCAGGCTGGGCGAGGTCCAACGCACGCTGAGCGCGTGGCGCTTCTACCACCACTTCCGCACGGATCCGGACGCGCTGCCCCGGCACCCGCAGGTGGGCGTGCGCACGCCGGTGCTCGCGTCGGACGGGCGCGACCTGGCGGCGGCGCTCCAGACCATCTGGGAGATTGGGGATGACCGCGCCCTGGAGCAGGGCATCGACGACGCCTTCCCCGGAGCGAGGCTGGAGATCCGCGCGGAGAACGGCCGCTTCAGCCTCTTCCTGCACATGCCCGGCCTGTCGAGGCCCATGGCCGCGCCGGAGCTGTCGGACGGAACGCTGCGCTACCTGTGCCTCCTGGCGGCGCTGCTCAGCCCCAGGCCGCCGCCGTTCCTCGCGCTGAACGAACCGGAGACCAGCCTGCACCCGGACCTGCTGGAGCCGCTGGGCCGGCTCATCGTGCGAGCCTCCGAGGACAGCCAGGTCTGGGTGACGACGCACGCGGAAGCCCTGGCGAACGTCATCGCGGACAAGACCGGCACCTCGCCCGTGCACCTGGAGAAGCAGCAGGGCGCGACGACGGTGAAGCGCGACGGGAGCGACGAATGA
- a CDS encoding LVIVD repeat-containing protein: MTPFPRWFLLLALTGCSSSSSPFSGDMDGIPERNTAPWDGRAEALPERTDSVDPGPYSDCAFTLAVGAAAVACDDVSLFDRSTCAPGALDDLDSVGLYSLKTRPSSGDSASSSYTLQLPREGGKGTLSGQALTRQEIGAGSFFTSAGDLVFMGCTRPTPDRINGCYVQCAQGKVGTVGTFTATRPGIRARGESESSGLTLVSEASLALGMPVDVYVTKGHAYVVAVGTASKPGGLAVFDVRDPARPVLTKTVQLAGDSNWNGVWAKDNALYIASASSGVLVYDISKPADPRYVRAVTDAPLNVRSVFVEDKWLYATAAAPGDAVLIFNVSSPLKPVEINRVPLGAGGSGPHDAFVYEERLYVSHTEAGYQAFDVADTKSVYPMGGYSFDGQNSHASAVGTFAGRTVAFEGGDHPGAHLRMLDVTDPANMKLIGEYALRPETSIHDIRLRGSKLYVAHYQEGVRVLDVSVPPKPREVAYFNTYRETDPDRTGSPLEGAIGIRVPGDGFIYVVDTSRGLLILSEQP, from the coding sequence ATGACGCCATTCCCCCGTTGGTTCCTGTTGCTGGCCCTGACCGGCTGCTCCTCGTCTTCATCCCCCTTCAGCGGTGACATGGATGGGATTCCCGAAAGGAACACCGCGCCCTGGGACGGCCGCGCGGAGGCTCTCCCCGAGCGCACCGACTCCGTGGACCCGGGGCCCTATTCGGACTGCGCCTTCACGCTCGCCGTCGGGGCCGCGGCCGTCGCGTGCGACGACGTGTCCCTCTTCGACCGGTCCACGTGCGCTCCCGGCGCGCTCGATGACCTGGACAGCGTGGGCCTCTACTCCCTGAAGACCCGCCCCTCCTCGGGCGACAGCGCCTCCTCCAGCTACACCCTCCAGTTGCCGCGCGAGGGTGGCAAGGGCACCCTCTCCGGCCAGGCACTGACCCGGCAGGAGATTGGCGCGGGTTCGTTCTTCACCTCGGCCGGGGACCTGGTGTTCATGGGCTGCACCCGGCCCACGCCCGACCGCATCAACGGCTGCTACGTCCAGTGCGCCCAGGGCAAGGTCGGCACCGTGGGCACCTTCACCGCGACGCGCCCGGGCATCCGGGCACGCGGTGAGTCCGAGTCCTCCGGCCTCACCCTCGTGTCCGAGGCCTCTCTCGCCCTGGGCATGCCCGTGGACGTCTACGTCACGAAGGGACACGCGTACGTGGTCGCCGTGGGGACGGCCAGCAAGCCCGGAGGCCTGGCGGTGTTCGACGTGAGGGACCCCGCGCGCCCGGTGCTCACGAAGACCGTGCAGCTTGCCGGGGACTCGAACTGGAACGGCGTGTGGGCCAAGGACAACGCGCTCTACATCGCGAGCGCCAGCTCGGGCGTCCTCGTCTACGACATCTCCAAGCCCGCGGATCCGCGGTACGTGCGCGCCGTGACCGATGCCCCCCTCAACGTGCGCAGCGTGTTCGTGGAGGACAAGTGGCTCTACGCCACTGCCGCGGCGCCCGGCGACGCGGTGCTCATCTTCAACGTGTCCTCACCGCTCAAGCCCGTGGAGATCAACCGGGTGCCCCTGGGCGCCGGTGGCAGCGGCCCCCATGACGCCTTCGTGTACGAAGAGCGCCTCTACGTGAGCCACACGGAAGCGGGCTACCAGGCCTTCGACGTGGCGGACACGAAGTCCGTGTACCCGATGGGCGGATACTCCTTCGACGGTCAGAACTCCCACGCGAGCGCGGTGGGCACCTTCGCGGGCCGCACCGTCGCCTTCGAGGGTGGCGATCACCCCGGCGCGCACCTGCGCATGCTGGACGTCACCGACCCCGCGAACATGAAGCTCATTGGCGAGTACGCCCTGCGCCCGGAGACCTCCATCCACGACATCCGCCTCCGGGGCTCGAAGCTGTACGTCGCGCACTACCAGGAGGGCGTGCGGGTGCTGGACGTGTCGGTGCCGCCGAAGCCGCGCGAGGTCGCGTACTTCAACACGTACCGGGAGACCGACCCGGACCGCACGGGCTCGCCGCTCGAGGGCGCCATCGGCATCCGCGTGCCGGGGGACGGCTTCATCTACGTCGTGGACACTTCCCGGGGGCTGCTCATCCTCTCCGAGCAGCCATGA
- a CDS encoding LVIVD repeat-containing protein: MTSSLRLLGTGLFACALALSGCSDSNEPAPGPSEPTPPDELTDYIDVVPTEPCMDASYAKPSANCSDPASFKLAGCDLASVGAVESSGVYQALFRYNALSAFGVGFRLDTPPSFLGNPLVRNQVGPEGLFVTGEYITSANKHQQYALAGCRVPEPGRITGCFVRCTEGVPEYSGTFDARRMNLSHEAPTGAQGMRLVSETAIPVGDPVDVYVTKGHAYVVSLPRGKEEAGGLSVINVSDPAHPVLVTRVSLPNDNYWNGVWAKGDALYVASGGSGVIVYDITNPADPRYVRALPGGAINVHTVFVDGDRLYAMSPSPNGETLLFDVASPLEPRLLSRIIVPHEQGAYPHDAFAYHDRLYINHTTTGYAVVDVTRPDVTPVLGLYAFDGQYSHANAVGTFNGRTIAFEGGERPGAHLRVLDVTDPLHIRLIAEVRKRPQTSIHNMMLVGTRLYVAWYHEGVRVFDVAEPERPKEIAAFDSFQEAHPRSTDSLYQGAIGIRVPGDGHVYVVDLSRGLLVLAEP, encoded by the coding sequence ATGACGTCCTCCCTTCGCCTCCTGGGCACGGGCCTGTTCGCGTGCGCCCTGGCCCTGTCCGGCTGTAGCGACTCCAACGAGCCCGCCCCGGGCCCGTCGGAGCCGACGCCCCCCGACGAGCTCACCGACTACATCGACGTGGTCCCCACCGAGCCGTGCATGGACGCGAGCTACGCGAAGCCGAGCGCGAACTGCTCCGACCCGGCCAGCTTCAAGCTGGCCGGCTGTGACCTGGCCTCGGTGGGCGCCGTGGAGTCCTCCGGCGTCTACCAGGCCCTGTTCCGCTACAACGCCCTCAGCGCGTTCGGCGTGGGCTTCCGCCTGGACACCCCTCCCAGCTTCCTGGGCAACCCCCTGGTGCGAAACCAGGTGGGCCCCGAGGGGCTCTTCGTCACCGGGGAGTACATCACCTCCGCCAACAAGCATCAGCAGTACGCGCTCGCGGGCTGCCGCGTGCCGGAGCCCGGCCGCATCACCGGCTGCTTCGTGCGCTGCACCGAGGGTGTGCCGGAGTACTCCGGCACCTTCGACGCCCGGCGGATGAACCTGTCCCACGAAGCGCCCACGGGCGCCCAGGGCATGCGCCTCGTCTCCGAGACCGCCATCCCGGTGGGCGACCCCGTGGACGTCTACGTCACGAAGGGCCACGCCTACGTGGTGTCCCTGCCGCGCGGCAAGGAGGAGGCCGGCGGCCTGAGCGTCATCAACGTGAGCGACCCGGCCCACCCCGTCCTCGTCACCCGCGTGAGCCTGCCCAACGACAATTACTGGAACGGCGTCTGGGCCAAGGGAGACGCGCTCTACGTCGCCAGCGGCGGCTCCGGCGTCATCGTCTACGACATCACGAACCCGGCGGATCCCCGGTACGTGCGCGCGCTGCCCGGCGGCGCCATCAACGTGCACACCGTGTTCGTGGACGGCGACCGGCTGTACGCCATGTCCCCCTCCCCCAACGGGGAGACGCTCCTGTTCGACGTGGCCTCGCCGCTGGAGCCCCGGCTGCTCAGCCGCATCATCGTGCCCCACGAACAGGGCGCCTATCCGCACGACGCGTTCGCCTACCACGACCGGCTCTACATCAACCACACGACCACCGGTTACGCCGTCGTGGACGTCACCCGCCCGGACGTGACGCCCGTGCTGGGCCTGTATGCCTTCGACGGCCAGTACAGCCACGCGAACGCGGTGGGCACCTTCAACGGGCGCACCATCGCCTTCGAGGGTGGCGAGCGCCCCGGCGCACACCTGCGCGTGCTGGACGTCACCGACCCGCTCCACATCCGCCTCATCGCGGAGGTGCGCAAGCGCCCGCAGACGTCCATCCACAACATGATGCTGGTGGGCACGCGGCTCTACGTGGCCTGGTACCACGAGGGCGTGCGCGTCTTCGACGTGGCCGAGCCCGAGCGCCCGAAGGAGATCGCCGCCTTCGACTCCTTCCAGGAGGCGCACCCGCGCAGCACCGACAGCCTCTACCAGGGCGCCATCGGCATCCGGGTGCCCGGCGACGGGCACGTGTACGTCGTGGACCTGTCACGCGGGCTGCTGGTGCTGGCGGAGCCGTGA
- a CDS encoding response regulator, which produces MSTARNDKTLLFLEDDRDLQALVCAFLRDRGYQVTPARTAAEAREVLQSKPVDAAIVDGLLPGMTGADFIRELRKSKPDLPVLFASAFWKDLKSHELLTRQLGVARVVHKPYRPEELAVWLEQLFAVAQPPPPPQEAMEEAAPAPVDDFAVSLALLSADYGAKLPERLATLQALLGKGRHGDAAALDEAYSVVHKLHGTAGSYGFRDVSIAAGALEDVMRPVKTGGALDWARVDEGFRALEDRVSLPVLTPEPEPEEAVVAAMGTLLVVDEDTSVLADARRMGEREGVRVVTAATPQEACAAVEKQWVDGALLHMGPAGLATASALRAMEGHQSLPLAFSSTGGGLQERVHAAHAGASLFLPRPFTQQDFATAAERLVATRRLERAKVMVVDDDPEAVRALSQALVSDAVEVVGLENAYGLLDALAQHRPDLLLLDVQMPGPSGFDLCRILRLTPEWQELPILLITAQVGLEFRLAAFQAGADDYLAKPVLKEELRARVHARLERARLSRERTERDALTGLMLRRPFVEAVGTRLSEARRSDKPLALCFLDVDHFKKVNDQHGHLAGDRVLMRLGRLLGARFRREDLRARWGGEEFVVALLGESAESAKEILSRTAEELSAMTFEGDAGGTFHVTFSAGLAVAPHDGTTLDELLRVADARLYRAKENGRNRIETE; this is translated from the coding sequence ATGAGCACCGCGCGCAACGACAAGACGCTGCTCTTCCTGGAGGACGACCGCGACCTCCAGGCCCTGGTCTGCGCCTTCCTGCGGGACAGGGGCTACCAGGTGACCCCGGCGCGCACCGCCGCCGAGGCGCGCGAGGTGCTCCAGTCCAAGCCGGTGGACGCCGCCATCGTGGACGGCCTCCTGCCGGGCATGACGGGCGCGGACTTCATCCGGGAGCTGCGCAAGTCGAAGCCGGACCTGCCGGTGCTCTTCGCGTCCGCCTTCTGGAAGGACCTGAAGAGCCACGAGCTGCTCACGCGCCAGTTGGGCGTGGCGCGCGTGGTGCACAAGCCCTACCGGCCGGAGGAGCTGGCGGTGTGGCTGGAGCAGCTCTTCGCGGTGGCCCAGCCGCCGCCCCCGCCCCAGGAGGCGATGGAGGAGGCCGCCCCCGCGCCCGTGGACGACTTCGCGGTGAGCCTGGCCCTGCTGAGCGCGGACTATGGCGCGAAGCTGCCGGAGCGGCTGGCCACGCTCCAGGCCCTGCTCGGCAAGGGGCGCCACGGCGACGCAGCGGCCCTGGATGAGGCCTACAGCGTCGTGCACAAGCTGCACGGCACCGCGGGCAGCTACGGCTTCCGCGACGTGAGCATCGCGGCGGGCGCGCTGGAGGACGTGATGCGTCCGGTGAAGACCGGGGGCGCGCTGGACTGGGCCCGCGTGGACGAGGGCTTCCGCGCGCTGGAGGACCGCGTGTCGCTGCCGGTCCTCACCCCGGAGCCGGAGCCGGAAGAGGCCGTCGTCGCCGCCATGGGCACGCTGCTCGTGGTGGACGAGGACACCTCCGTGCTCGCGGACGCGCGCCGGATGGGCGAGCGCGAAGGCGTGCGCGTGGTGACGGCCGCCACGCCCCAGGAGGCCTGCGCCGCCGTGGAGAAGCAGTGGGTGGACGGGGCGCTCCTGCACATGGGCCCCGCGGGGCTCGCCACCGCGAGCGCGCTGCGCGCGATGGAGGGCCACCAGTCCCTGCCGCTGGCCTTCTCCAGCACGGGCGGAGGCCTCCAGGAGCGCGTGCACGCGGCGCACGCGGGCGCGTCGCTGTTCCTTCCCCGGCCCTTCACCCAGCAGGACTTCGCCACCGCGGCGGAGCGCCTGGTGGCCACGCGCCGGCTGGAGCGCGCGAAGGTGATGGTGGTGGATGACGACCCGGAGGCGGTGCGCGCCCTCTCCCAGGCGCTGGTGAGCGACGCCGTGGAGGTCGTGGGACTGGAGAACGCCTACGGCCTGCTGGACGCGCTCGCGCAGCACCGCCCGGACCTGCTGCTGTTGGACGTGCAGATGCCCGGGCCCAGCGGGTTCGACCTGTGCCGCATCCTGCGCCTGACGCCGGAGTGGCAGGAGCTGCCCATCCTGCTCATCACCGCGCAGGTGGGGCTGGAGTTCCGCCTGGCCGCGTTCCAGGCCGGCGCGGATGACTACCTGGCCAAGCCCGTGCTGAAGGAGGAGCTGCGCGCCCGCGTGCACGCGCGGCTGGAGCGGGCCCGGCTGTCGCGCGAGCGCACGGAGCGCGACGCGCTCACCGGACTGATGCTGCGCCGTCCCTTCGTGGAGGCGGTGGGCACGCGGCTGTCGGAGGCGCGCCGGAGCGACAAGCCGCTGGCGCTGTGCTTCCTGGACGTGGACCACTTCAAGAAGGTGAACGACCAGCACGGCCACCTCGCGGGGGACCGCGTGCTGATGCGGCTGGGACGGCTCCTGGGCGCGCGCTTCCGCCGCGAGGACCTGCGCGCCCGCTGGGGTGGCGAGGAGTTCGTCGTCGCGCTCCTGGGCGAGTCCGCGGAGAGCGCGAAGGAGATCCTCTCCCGCACGGCGGAGGAGCTGTCCGCGATGACCTTCGAGGGCGACGCGGGCGGGACCTTCCACGTCACCTTCAGCGCGGGGCTCGCGGTGGCGCCGCACGACGGCACCACCCTGGACGAGCTCTTGCGCGTCGCCGACGCCCGGCTCTACCGGGCGAAGGAGAACGGCCGGAACCGCATCGAAACGGAGTGA
- a CDS encoding ATP-binding protein: MEPRLSKRSAALAAGALVLLCALFILGRPGSTADHDRYRTQLRQLRVATSELEQDVLRQRVGMAQLHGASDKDFDALSARAHQLRSAPGFLPAEGMRSLNASLDTYLRVLEGSRALLTAAREKDQRLAALREAYPGVVAATAAALPPGAARAHVEAMDADVLLASRAPGEASGARVEASLARLAQARGKQPLAAPAIVSLDALEARTRELMALQRATDASFQALLDHGATGEAERLITTYLQLQEQSQARAERTRIVLFGVCLLLVVYVLVVLVRLARASAALSELNRGLEERVAERTQALSAASAEARASDARKAAILEASPDGIVVLDESGRVVEFNPAAASHFRLPSARAVGADFLALALPATLPASQREAVHAALLQESGAARLESPCLRADGDVFPAELTFARVHADGPPRTTVFVRDLTERKAVERMKNEFVSTVSHELRTPLTSIRGSLGLLENGIVGELPSQALDMVRIARTNTERLIRLINDILDLEKMESGMLELKLQPQTAQDLVEATLAGVQGMAETAHVTLRSDVEGAPQVKGDRDRLIQVLTNLVSNAIKFSPQGASVVVTAGFTADGRVRFSVTDQGSGIPEEKLPRLFGRFQQLDASDTRSKGGTGLGLAISQAIVEQHGGRIDVSSPPGQGATFHFTLESLRAPSVAPRPRDESRHNVLIVTADTELSALLRGLLSHEGYRVVRAATLTEAMQAVEHALPDALLVDTQMPDGTVLDWVRRLREQPRTRELPVLALSGRSQQQGVKDAGTALLVDWLPTPVDETRLLKTLRYAMRQPGQARVLVVDDDATTRRVLCAQFERLGALCIEAADGESAVALARDTPPDLIVLDVGLPRLDGFEVVDILRQGKGRATPLIVFTGRELSRTDQRQLTLGLTRHLTKARASEEELVASVRELLNGLLARRDAAAEPRKAMP; encoded by the coding sequence ATGGAACCCCGCCTGTCCAAACGCTCCGCCGCGCTGGCCGCCGGAGCCCTGGTGCTGCTGTGTGCCCTGTTCATCCTGGGCCGCCCGGGCTCCACCGCCGACCACGACCGCTACCGCACCCAATTGCGGCAGCTGCGCGTGGCCACGTCGGAGCTGGAACAGGACGTGCTGCGCCAGCGCGTGGGCATGGCGCAGCTGCACGGCGCGTCCGACAAGGACTTCGACGCGCTGTCCGCCCGCGCCCATCAGCTGCGCTCGGCGCCCGGCTTCCTCCCTGCGGAGGGGATGCGCTCGCTCAACGCCTCCCTGGACACGTACCTGCGCGTGCTGGAGGGCTCGCGCGCGCTCCTGACGGCGGCCCGCGAGAAGGACCAGCGGCTGGCCGCCCTGCGGGAGGCCTACCCTGGCGTCGTCGCCGCCACCGCCGCCGCGCTGCCCCCCGGCGCCGCGCGCGCGCACGTGGAGGCCATGGACGCGGACGTGCTGCTCGCCTCGCGCGCGCCGGGAGAGGCGTCGGGTGCGCGCGTGGAGGCCTCGCTGGCGCGCCTGGCCCAAGCGCGCGGGAAGCAGCCGCTGGCCGCCCCCGCCATCGTCTCGCTGGACGCCCTGGAGGCCCGCACGCGGGAGCTGATGGCGCTCCAGCGGGCCACGGACGCGTCCTTCCAGGCGCTGCTGGACCACGGCGCCACCGGCGAGGCCGAGCGGCTCATCACCACGTACCTCCAGCTCCAGGAGCAGTCCCAGGCCCGCGCGGAGCGCACGCGCATCGTCCTGTTCGGCGTGTGCCTGCTGCTGGTGGTCTACGTGCTCGTGGTGCTGGTGCGGCTGGCGCGGGCGTCCGCGGCGCTGAGCGAGCTCAACCGGGGGCTGGAGGAGCGCGTGGCGGAGCGCACCCAGGCCCTGTCCGCCGCGAGCGCGGAGGCGCGGGCCAGCGACGCGCGCAAGGCCGCCATCCTGGAGGCGTCGCCGGACGGCATCGTGGTGCTGGATGAATCCGGCCGCGTCGTGGAGTTCAACCCCGCGGCGGCGTCCCACTTCCGCCTGCCGTCCGCGCGGGCGGTGGGCGCGGACTTCCTGGCGCTGGCGCTGCCCGCGACGCTTCCGGCCTCGCAGCGGGAGGCCGTCCACGCCGCGCTCCTCCAGGAGAGCGGCGCGGCGCGATTGGAATCGCCCTGCCTGCGCGCGGATGGCGACGTGTTCCCCGCAGAGCTCACCTTCGCGCGCGTGCACGCGGACGGCCCGCCGCGCACCACCGTCTTCGTGCGCGACCTCACGGAGCGCAAGGCCGTGGAGCGGATGAAGAACGAGTTCGTCTCCACCGTGAGCCACGAGCTGCGCACGCCGCTCACCTCCATCCGAGGCTCGCTGGGCTTGCTGGAGAACGGCATCGTGGGGGAGCTGCCCTCGCAGGCGCTGGACATGGTGCGCATCGCGCGCACCAACACCGAACGGCTCATCCGCCTCATCAACGACATCCTGGACCTGGAGAAGATGGAGTCCGGGATGCTGGAGCTGAAGCTCCAGCCTCAGACGGCGCAGGACCTGGTGGAGGCCACGCTCGCGGGCGTGCAGGGCATGGCGGAGACGGCGCACGTCACCCTGCGCTCGGACGTGGAGGGTGCTCCGCAGGTGAAGGGCGACCGGGACCGGCTCATCCAGGTGCTCACCAACCTGGTCTCCAACGCCATCAAGTTCTCCCCCCAGGGCGCCTCCGTGGTGGTGACGGCCGGCTTCACGGCGGACGGCCGGGTGCGCTTCAGCGTCACGGACCAGGGCTCCGGCATCCCGGAGGAGAAGCTCCCCCGCCTCTTCGGCCGCTTCCAGCAACTGGACGCGTCCGACACCCGCTCCAAGGGCGGCACCGGCCTGGGGCTGGCCATCTCGCAGGCCATCGTGGAGCAGCACGGCGGCCGCATCGACGTGTCCAGCCCCCCGGGCCAGGGCGCCACCTTCCACTTCACCCTGGAGTCCCTGCGCGCGCCGTCCGTCGCGCCGCGGCCCCGGGACGAGTCGCGCCACAACGTGCTCATCGTCACCGCGGACACGGAGCTGTCCGCGCTCCTGCGCGGCCTGCTGTCGCATGAAGGCTACCGGGTGGTGCGCGCCGCCACGCTCACGGAGGCCATGCAGGCGGTGGAGCACGCGCTGCCGGACGCGCTGCTGGTGGACACCCAGATGCCGGACGGCACCGTGCTGGACTGGGTGCGCCGCCTGCGGGAACAGCCGCGCACGCGCGAGCTGCCCGTGCTGGCCCTGTCCGGGCGCTCGCAGCAGCAGGGGGTGAAGGACGCGGGCACGGCGCTGCTGGTGGACTGGCTGCCCACGCCCGTGGATGAAACCCGGTTGCTGAAGACACTGAGGTACGCCATGCGCCAGCCGGGCCAGGCGCGCGTGCTGGTGGTGGACGACGACGCCACCACGCGCCGGGTGCTGTGCGCGCAGTTCGAACGGCTGGGCGCGCTGTGCATCGAGGCGGCGGACGGAGAGAGCGCGGTGGCGCTCGCGCGCGACACGCCCCCGGACCTCATCGTGCTGGACGTGGGGCTGCCCCGGCTGGACGGCTTCGAGGTCGTGGACATCCTGCGCCAGGGCAAGGGCCGCGCCACGCCGCTCATCGTCTTCACCGGCCGCGAGCTGTCGCGCACCGACCAGCGCCAGCTCACCCTGGGCCTCACCCGGCACCTGACGAAGGCCCGCGCTTCCGAAGAGGAGCTGGTGGCCTCCGTGCGGGAGCTGCTCAACGGACTGCTGGCCCGCCGCGACGCCGCGGCCGAGCCCCGAAAGGCGATGCCATGA
- a CDS encoding response regulator, giving the protein MAKIEKVLLVDDEDDIRTIGQLSLSRVGGWKTVLASSGAEALEKAGQEGPDLILLDVMMPGMDGPTTFGRLRAQPATANTPIIFMTAKVQKQEVARYLELGAVGVIGKPFDPMTLPQEIRRLVP; this is encoded by the coding sequence ATGGCGAAAATCGAGAAGGTCCTGCTCGTGGACGACGAGGATGACATCCGCACCATCGGGCAGCTGAGCCTGAGCCGTGTGGGGGGATGGAAGACGGTGCTCGCGTCCTCCGGCGCGGAGGCCCTGGAGAAGGCGGGCCAGGAGGGCCCCGACCTCATCCTGCTGGACGTGATGATGCCCGGCATGGACGGGCCCACCACGTTCGGCCGGCTGCGCGCCCAGCCCGCCACCGCGAACACGCCCATCATCTTCATGACCGCCAAGGTCCAGAAGCAGGAGGTGGCGCGCTACCTGGAGCTGGGCGCGGTGGGCGTCATCGGCAAGCCGTTCGACCCCATGACCCTGCCGCAGGAAATCCGCCGCCTGGTGCCCTGA
- a CDS encoding GAF domain-containing sensor histidine kinase — protein sequence MLPPPTPADEPRRLQALRSLCLLDTPAHERFDRIVRAAAHLFRVPIALVTLVDEDRQWFKARHGLDAPQTPREQSFCGHAILTPATFVVPDALKDPRFHDNPLVLGAPFVRFYAGHPLRAADGSRVGTLCLIDSQPRDFPEGDRAALADMAAWAEGELNALDEREARTALEQQERFFEVSVDMLCIAAMDGTFLRLSRAWSRTLGFSDAELYSTSLVDLALEEDRAATARHLSRAHEGVPVLQFEHRARCRDGTWRWLQWNAVPDPAEGLLYAVARDVTQARKLEEERQRVERMKNEFIATVSHELRTPLTSIRGSLGLLSGGIVGSLEPEVAQMVGIAHKNSERLLRLINDILDLEKMESGRLDLHLAPTEVAPLLAQALQAHQGYADEYGVRLEAVVDLPHARARVDEDRFIQVLANLLSNAIKFSPQGERVTLSLTREDGALRVGVQDRGPGIPESFQARVFQKFAQADASDTRKRPGTGLGLSIAHGLVARMGGTLRFTTSPTDGTRFSFDLPECEPGPEAA from the coding sequence ATGCTTCCTCCTCCGACGCCCGCGGATGAGCCGCGGCGCCTCCAGGCGCTGCGTTCGCTGTGTCTGCTGGACACGCCCGCGCACGAACGCTTCGACCGCATCGTGCGCGCCGCGGCGCACCTGTTCCGCGTGCCCATCGCGCTCGTCACGCTGGTGGACGAGGACCGCCAGTGGTTCAAGGCCCGCCACGGCCTGGACGCCCCGCAGACACCGCGCGAGCAGTCCTTCTGCGGCCACGCCATCCTCACCCCCGCCACCTTCGTCGTGCCGGACGCGCTGAAGGACCCGCGCTTCCACGACAACCCGCTCGTGCTGGGCGCCCCCTTCGTCCGCTTCTACGCGGGCCACCCGCTGCGCGCCGCGGACGGCAGCCGCGTGGGCACGCTGTGCCTCATCGACTCGCAGCCCCGGGACTTCCCGGAGGGGGACCGCGCCGCGCTCGCGGACATGGCCGCCTGGGCGGAGGGCGAGCTCAACGCCCTGGATGAGCGCGAGGCCCGCACGGCGCTGGAGCAGCAGGAGCGCTTCTTCGAGGTCTCCGTGGACATGCTCTGCATCGCCGCCATGGACGGCACCTTCCTGCGCCTGTCGCGCGCCTGGAGCCGCACCCTGGGCTTCTCCGACGCGGAGCTCTACAGCACGTCGCTGGTGGACCTGGCCCTGGAGGAGGACCGCGCCGCCACCGCGCGGCACCTGTCCCGCGCGCACGAAGGCGTCCCCGTCCTCCAGTTCGAGCACCGCGCCCGCTGCCGCGACGGCACCTGGCGCTGGCTGCAGTGGAACGCCGTGCCGGACCCGGCGGAGGGGCTGCTCTACGCCGTCGCCCGGGACGTCACCCAGGCCCGCAAGCTGGAGGAGGAGCGCCAGCGCGTGGAGCGGATGAAGAACGAGTTCATCGCCACCGTGAGCCACGAGCTGCGCACGCCGCTCACCTCCATCCGCGGCTCGCTGGGCCTGCTCAGCGGCGGCATCGTCGGTTCCCTGGAGCCCGAAGTGGCGCAGATGGTGGGCATCGCCCACAAGAACAGCGAACGGCTGCTGCGCCTCATCAACGACATCCTGGACCTGGAGAAGATGGAGTCCGGCCGGCTGGACCTCCACCTGGCGCCCACGGAGGTCGCGCCGCTGCTCGCCCAGGCGCTCCAGGCCCACCAGGGCTACGCGGACGAATACGGCGTGCGCCTGGAGGCCGTGGTGGACCTGCCCCACGCCCGCGCCCGCGTGGACGAGGACCGCTTCATCCAGGTGCTGGCGAACCTGCTCTCCAACGCCATCAAGTTCTCCCCCCAGGGCGAGCGCGTCACCCTGTCCCTCACCCGCGAGGACGGCGCCCTGCGCGTGGGCGTGCAGGACCGCGGCCCCGGCATCCCGGAGTCCTTCCAGGCCCGCGTCTTCCAGAAGTTCGCCCAGGCGGACGCGTCCGACACCCGCAAGCGCCCCGGCACCGGCCTGGGGCTCTCCATCGCCCACGGGCTGGTGGCCCGCATGGGCGGCACCCTGCGCTTCACCACCTCGCCCACGGACGGCACCCGCTTCTCCTTCGACCTGCCGGAGTGCGAGCCCGGGCCTGAAGCCGCCTGA